A window from Nitrospira sp. ND1 encodes these proteins:
- a CDS encoding NDP-sugar synthase produces the protein MKAMILAAGLGTRLRPLTDVTPKPLLPVAGTPMIVWNLLLLKRHGIREVVINLHHLGAMIPQALGDGSAFGMRLIYSNEPVILGTGGGIKQAAPHFHGEPVLILNGDTLFELDLGALIAFHVAQQAAATLVLRQDPEAARWGLVEVTDRGEVVRITGRGRTETIPTTGRMFAGIHILHPRLLRDVPVGKESSIIDAYVRGIQEGERILGYDFSGYWSDVGTPERYAQAERDAAAGLLTLASRTSDGLPGGMSVKREA, from the coding sequence ATGAAAGCCATGATCCTCGCCGCGGGCCTTGGAACCAGGTTGAGGCCCCTCACCGACGTGACGCCGAAGCCGCTCCTCCCGGTGGCCGGCACGCCGATGATCGTCTGGAATCTGCTCCTCTTGAAACGGCATGGTATTCGCGAGGTGGTGATCAACCTGCATCATCTGGGTGCGATGATCCCGCAGGCGCTGGGCGACGGCTCAGCCTTCGGGATGCGACTCATCTATTCGAATGAGCCCGTGATTCTCGGTACCGGTGGCGGGATCAAGCAGGCGGCGCCACATTTTCACGGCGAGCCCGTGTTGATTCTGAACGGCGACACGCTGTTCGAACTGGATCTCGGCGCATTGATCGCGTTTCATGTGGCGCAACAGGCTGCGGCGACCCTGGTGCTGCGGCAGGACCCCGAAGCCGCACGGTGGGGGCTGGTCGAGGTGACGGACCGCGGTGAGGTGGTTCGGATCACCGGGCGCGGTCGTACGGAGACGATACCGACGACCGGCCGCATGTTTGCCGGCATCCATATTCTGCATCCGCGTTTGTTGCGTGATGTGCCGGTGGGGAAGGAATCTTCGATCATCGATGCCTATGTGCGTGGCATTCAGGAAGGGGAACGAATCCTCGGGTACGATTTCAGTGGCTACTGGAGCGATGTCGGCACGCCTGAACGGTATGCGCAAGCAGAACGGGATGCGGCAGCCGGGTTGCTGACTCTCGCCTCCAGAACGTCGGATGGTTTGCCTGGCGGAATGTCCGTGAAGCGTGAAGCGTGA
- a CDS encoding sigma-54 dependent transcriptional regulator has product MKAKVLIVDDDQDIVTMLQDRLDAGGYKTLTASDGLRGIELIEQESPNLVLLDLYLPRLKGMDVLKRMAQNKQSEDIPVIVMTAAGTIPDAVEAMRHGAYDFLTKPLEKDHLLIVIQKALERDSLKRQVAALQSDVQNRYATIVGDSPKIKTIIESARRAANSDASILLLGESGTGKELFARSIHQWSPRQSMPMVVINCVALTETLLENELFGHERGAFTGADRLQKGKLEMAEGGTVFLDEIGDMPLPLQAKLLRVLQDKEFQRVGGTRSVSVNIRFVAATNKDLKQAVKAGQFREDLFFRLNVVSFTLPPLRERSEDIVRLAEFFLKRHAYEAKRPGVSLSPAARAALTHYPWPGNIRELDNVLSRAVVLSPSDVIEPEFLALSPDDAAGKGSSEHGLPYLNLTYHESMEAHSAYIIERALEKAAGNQTKAAEFLDLQRTYLARLIKQRKSTPDE; this is encoded by the coding sequence ATGAAGGCCAAGGTTCTCATAGTCGACGACGACCAGGACATCGTCACGATGTTGCAGGATCGTCTCGACGCGGGCGGCTATAAAACGCTGACGGCCTCCGACGGCCTGCGCGGCATCGAGCTCATCGAGCAGGAATCCCCGAACCTGGTGCTGCTGGACCTCTACCTGCCCCGTCTCAAGGGCATGGACGTGCTCAAGCGCATGGCCCAAAACAAGCAATCCGAGGACATCCCCGTCATTGTCATGACCGCCGCCGGCACGATCCCTGACGCCGTGGAAGCCATGCGCCACGGGGCCTACGACTTCCTGACGAAGCCGCTCGAAAAAGACCATCTCCTGATCGTGATTCAAAAAGCGCTGGAGCGGGACTCCCTGAAGCGGCAGGTGGCCGCCCTTCAATCGGACGTGCAGAACCGGTATGCCACCATCGTCGGCGACAGCCCGAAGATCAAGACCATCATCGAATCCGCGCGTCGCGCCGCCAACTCGGACGCCAGCATTCTCCTCCTCGGGGAAAGCGGCACCGGCAAGGAACTCTTCGCGCGCTCCATCCACCAATGGAGTCCGCGCCAGAGCATGCCCATGGTCGTCATCAATTGTGTGGCGCTCACGGAAACGCTGCTCGAAAACGAACTGTTCGGCCACGAGCGCGGCGCCTTCACCGGCGCAGATCGGCTTCAAAAGGGCAAGCTCGAAATGGCGGAGGGGGGAACGGTGTTTCTCGACGAAATCGGGGACATGCCGTTGCCGCTGCAGGCTAAGCTCCTGCGCGTGCTGCAAGACAAGGAATTTCAACGAGTCGGCGGCACCCGCTCGGTCTCCGTCAACATTCGCTTCGTCGCCGCGACCAACAAGGATCTCAAGCAGGCCGTCAAGGCGGGGCAGTTCCGGGAAGATCTCTTTTTCCGGCTCAACGTCGTCAGCTTTACGCTCCCGCCGTTACGGGAACGGAGCGAAGATATCGTGCGGCTGGCCGAGTTCTTCCTCAAGCGCCATGCCTACGAGGCAAAGCGTCCCGGAGTCTCGCTGAGCCCTGCGGCGCGCGCCGCGTTGACCCATTATCCCTGGCCCGGCAACATCCGCGAACTCGATAACGTCCTCTCACGCGCCGTGGTGCTCAGTCCCAGCGACGTCATCGAACCTGAATTTCTGGCCCTGTCTCCCGACGACGCAGCAGGGAAAGGTAGCTCGGAACACGGGCTTCCCTACCTGAACCTCACGTACCATGAGTCCATGGAAGCCCACAGTGCCTATATCATTGAGCGGGCATTGGAAAAAGCGGCGGGGAACCAGACGAAAGCGGCGGAGTTTCTAGACCTGCAGCGAACCTATCTTGCGCGACTGATTAAGCAGCGAAAGTCCACTCCCGACGAGTAA